A DNA window from Thermosynechococcaceae cyanobacterium Okahandja contains the following coding sequences:
- a CDS encoding cation:proton antiporter subunit C → MIYLEASIFITILVGFLATIVKKNLLMKIVTMDVMSTGVIALFVVIATHSGVVTPILRPGAAPTIAYADPVPQGVILTAIVIGLSIQTLMLVAAMKLARDNPTLETDEIDQKYL, encoded by the coding sequence ATGATTTATTTGGAAGCCAGTATCTTTATCACTATTTTGGTGGGGTTTTTGGCCACCATTGTTAAAAAAAATCTGCTGATGAAGATTGTGACGATGGATGTGATGAGCACGGGGGTGATTGCCCTGTTTGTGGTTATTGCCACCCATAGCGGGGTGGTGACACCGATTTTGCGGCCGGGGGCGGCACCGACCATTGCCTACGCGGATCCGGTACCCCAGGGGGTGATCTTGACGGCGATTGTGATTGGTTTATCGATTCAAACCTTGATGTTGGTGGCGGCAATGAAGCTGGCGCGGGATAACCCCACCCTCGAAACCGATGAAATTGATCAGAAGTATTTGTAA
- a CDS encoding monovalent cation/H(+) antiporter subunit G — MLLQWLSYACISFGLFLWLWGTWPLVGRRSPLFKLHYLSISDTLGSMAIMLGVLLRIPREWPLLLLAVISLALWNTILGYVLAYCSQGEDSDG, encoded by the coding sequence ATGCTTTTACAATGGCTCAGTTATGCCTGCATTAGTTTTGGTCTTTTTCTGTGGCTGTGGGGCACATGGCCGCTGGTGGGACGGCGATCGCCCCTGTTTAAGCTGCACTACTTATCCATTTCCGATACCCTTGGCTCCATGGCCATAATGCTGGGGGTGCTGCTGCGCATTCCGCGGGAGTGGCCACTGCTGCTGCTGGCGGTGATTTCCCTGGCCCTTTGGAACACAATTCTCGGGTATGTGCTTGCCTACTGCTCCCAAGGGGAGGACAGCGATGGATAA
- a CDS encoding cation:proton antiporter: MTHFAIAWILVPFVAGLTLYLLPVVARGLTLAIALLSLCVGLAITIQDINLSFVLMDSFGISLQIDSLSGYFIVTNALVLLAVVLYTWRGNYSAFFYVLLCLLHGSANTVFISADFLSLYVNLEVLGIVVFLLIAYPRSDRPLWIGLRYLMVSNVAMLFYLMGVGFVYQASHSFSFQVLMQAPPEAVALILMALLAKGAIFVSGLWLPQTNVVAAPVVAALLAGIVENAGVFTLARLSLLYEGIGYIVQLFALCSIFFGPVLALLADDVRRLLSFSTLGQLGWVIISPAAAGVYALMHGLAKASLFLSVGELNHYRLGELRQQGMVRPVAIAMMVAGYGIIGIPLLGGFAAKALTMSYLQPWQQGLLYGASVLTATIYSKLVFIPRQPSSTPLPLGYSAATLVLLGGLVLANAGYLEAYTPEKLLPSLIPPVVGWLLVGLGVSRWESAWRGAWERLEHLLGMILLLLIGLIWLAL, from the coding sequence ATGACTCATTTTGCGATCGCCTGGATTTTAGTACCCTTTGTGGCCGGGCTCACCCTCTACCTACTGCCAGTGGTGGCGCGGGGGCTGACCTTGGCGATCGCCCTGCTGTCGCTCTGTGTGGGGTTAGCCATCACCATCCAGGACATCAACCTCTCGTTTGTGCTGATGGATAGTTTTGGCATTAGCCTGCAAATTGACAGCCTGAGCGGCTACTTTATTGTGACCAATGCCCTCGTTCTGTTGGCGGTGGTGCTCTATACATGGCGGGGGAACTATAGCGCCTTTTTTTATGTGCTGCTGTGCTTGCTCCACGGCAGTGCCAATACGGTCTTTATTTCGGCAGATTTCCTCAGCCTTTATGTCAACTTGGAAGTGCTAGGGATTGTTGTTTTTCTGTTAATTGCCTATCCCCGCAGCGATCGCCCCCTGTGGATTGGCCTGCGCTACCTGATGGTGAGCAATGTGGCGATGCTGTTTTATCTGATGGGGGTGGGCTTTGTCTATCAGGCCAGCCACAGCTTTTCGTTTCAAGTGCTGATGCAAGCACCCCCAGAAGCAGTGGCACTGATTTTGATGGCCCTGCTGGCCAAGGGGGCGATTTTTGTCAGCGGTCTTTGGTTGCCCCAAACCAACGTGGTGGCAGCGCCGGTGGTGGCGGCACTGTTGGCCGGGATTGTTGAAAATGCAGGTGTGTTTACCTTGGCGCGGCTGAGTCTGCTCTACGAGGGAATAGGTTACATTGTGCAGCTCTTTGCCCTCTGCTCTATTTTCTTTGGGCCGGTGTTGGCACTCTTAGCGGATGATGTGCGGCGCTTACTGAGCTTTAGTACCCTTGGTCAACTGGGTTGGGTGATTATTTCTCCGGCAGCAGCGGGGGTGTATGCGCTGATGCACGGGCTGGCAAAGGCCAGTTTATTTCTGAGTGTGGGGGAACTGAACCACTACCGCCTCGGCGAACTCCGGCAGCAGGGTATGGTGCGCCCCGTGGCGATCGCGATGATGGTTGCAGGCTACGGCATTATTGGCATTCCCCTGTTGGGGGGATTTGCTGCCAAAGCCTTGACGATGAGTTATTTGCAGCCATGGCAGCAAGGGCTGCTGTACGGGGCAAGCGTCTTGACGGCCACGATCTATAGCAAACTGGTGTTTATTCCGCGGCAGCCATCCTCAACCCCACTGCCCCTAGGCTATAGTGCGGCCACCCTTGTCCTGCTGGGGGGGCTGGTGCTGGCCAATGCCGGTTATCTAGAGGCTTACACCCCTGAAAAACTTCTGCCCTCCTTGATTCCACCGGTGGTGGGGTGGCTCCTTGTCGGGCTGGGGGTGTCCCGCTGGGAGTCCGCATGGCGGGGGGCATGGGAGCGCTTAGAGCACCTACTGGGGATGATCCTGCTGCTCCTGATTGGCTTGATTTGGTTAGCCCTATGA
- a CDS encoding NAD(P)H-quinone oxidoreductase subunit 4: MSVQFPWLTVLTLLPLVAALLIPVLPDRNGKTVRWYALAIALVEFALSATVFWQHYDAQSAQIQLTETVAWLPQIGLNWSLAVDGLAVPLILLTGLVNTVAIFAAWQVKQKPRLFYFLMLALYSAQVGVFAAQDLILFFLIWELELVPVYLLISIWGGPKRQYAATKFILYTAVGSLFILLAGLAMAFYGGDFTLNMAALGLKDYPLALELFAYAGFLLAFGVKLPIFPLHTWLPDAHGEASAPVSMVLAGVLLKMGGYGLIRFNLQMLPDAHIYFAPVLIALGVVNIVYGALTAFGQENLKRRLAYSSISHMGFVLLGIGALNSIGLNGAMLQMLSHGLIAAVLFFLAGVTYERTHTLAMEKMSGIAQSMPKTFALFTAGSMASLALPGMSGFVSELTVFLGLTNSDAYSTTFKVGVIFLAAVGLIITPVYLLSMVRRVFTGKQAGDMFDKLLLDINPRETFIALSLLLPILAVGLYPKLATQTYDVTTTAIATHVHAALPAIAQHHLPLYAQLTQSAPTLPSEATVAGRLQGIGAGSFSQ, encoded by the coding sequence ATGAGTGTCCAATTTCCTTGGCTAACTGTCCTCACCCTGTTGCCGCTAGTGGCGGCGCTTTTAATTCCCGTGTTACCGGATCGCAACGGCAAGACAGTGCGCTGGTATGCGCTGGCCATTGCTCTGGTTGAGTTTGCGCTGTCGGCAACGGTCTTTTGGCAGCACTACGATGCCCAGTCGGCTCAGATTCAACTGACCGAAACCGTGGCGTGGTTGCCCCAGATTGGCTTGAATTGGTCACTGGCGGTGGATGGCCTAGCGGTTCCCCTGATTTTGCTGACGGGTCTAGTCAATACAGTGGCGATTTTTGCGGCGTGGCAGGTGAAGCAGAAGCCACGCTTATTTTATTTCCTGATGTTGGCGCTCTATAGTGCCCAAGTGGGCGTGTTTGCGGCTCAAGACCTAATCCTCTTTTTCCTGATCTGGGAATTGGAACTGGTGCCAGTCTATCTTCTGATCTCGATTTGGGGTGGTCCTAAGCGGCAGTACGCGGCCACCAAGTTTATTCTCTATACCGCTGTTGGCTCGCTCTTTATCCTGTTGGCGGGGCTGGCGATGGCCTTTTACGGTGGTGACTTTACCCTTAACATGGCGGCCTTGGGGCTGAAGGATTACCCCTTAGCCTTAGAACTGTTTGCCTATGCCGGGTTCTTGCTGGCCTTTGGGGTGAAGCTGCCGATTTTCCCGCTGCATACATGGCTGCCGGATGCCCACGGCGAAGCCTCGGCGCCTGTCTCGATGGTGCTGGCGGGGGTGCTCCTGAAAATGGGGGGCTATGGCCTGATCCGCTTTAACCTGCAAATGCTGCCGGATGCCCACATTTACTTTGCGCCGGTCTTGATTGCCCTCGGGGTGGTGAACATTGTCTATGGTGCCCTGACCGCCTTTGGCCAGGAAAACCTGAAGCGGCGGCTGGCCTATTCGTCGATTTCCCACATGGGGTTTGTGCTGCTGGGGATTGGTGCCCTCAACAGCATTGGTTTGAACGGTGCCATGCTGCAAATGCTCTCCCACGGCTTAATTGCCGCCGTGTTGTTCTTCTTGGCGGGGGTGACCTACGAGCGCACCCACACCCTAGCGATGGAAAAAATGAGTGGTATTGCCCAGTCGATGCCGAAAACCTTTGCCCTCTTTACGGCGGGGTCGATGGCCTCGTTGGCATTGCCCGGTATGAGTGGTTTTGTGAGTGAACTCACGGTGTTTTTGGGGCTGACCAACAGTGATGCCTACTCCACCACGTTCAAAGTGGGGGTGATTTTCTTGGCCGCCGTGGGGCTGATTATTACGCCGGTGTATTTGCTGTCGATGGTGCGGCGGGTGTTTACCGGCAAGCAGGCGGGCGATATGTTTGACAAGCTGCTGCTGGATATTAACCCGCGTGAAACGTTTATTGCCCTGTCGTTGCTACTACCTATTCTGGCGGTGGGTCTCTATCCGAAGCTGGCCACCCAAACCTACGATGTGACCACAACGGCGATCGCCACCCACGTCCATGCGGCTTTGCCTGCCATTGCCCAGCATCACTTGCCGCTTTACGCTCAGTTGACCCAGTCGGCACCGACACTGCCCTCGGAAGCTACTGTTGCCGGTCGCCTTCAGGGGATTGGGGCAGGATCGTTCTCTCAGTAG
- a CDS encoding Na(+)/H(+) antiporter subunit B has product MSIMTLIYGLAALLLFIKMVALPTFFSEPTAPIVNTLVTEAGVPNAVTAVILRNRLYDTIFEVVVFTIAILGSYYLLANEAPLGHVSRFNDQPSIVLARFGATICSLVCIELALRGHLSPGGGFAAGVAGGTAIGLVAITSAPEWLEDIYRRFHAATWEKIFVIVFILCGASTLMEVRLPLGEFGTLPSGGMIPWLNILIAFKVALGSWAAVLIFIRYRGLL; this is encoded by the coding sequence ATGAGTATCATGACCCTCATTTACGGTCTTGCGGCGCTGCTACTGTTCATTAAAATGGTGGCCTTGCCCACCTTTTTTTCAGAGCCAACCGCCCCCATTGTCAATACCTTGGTGACGGAAGCGGGGGTGCCCAATGCGGTAACGGCGGTGATTTTGCGCAACCGTCTCTACGACACCATTTTTGAGGTGGTGGTCTTCACCATTGCCATTTTGGGGTCCTATTACCTCCTCGCCAACGAAGCGCCCCTCGGGCATGTCAGCCGCTTTAACGATCAGCCCTCCATTGTTCTGGCGCGCTTTGGCGCTACGATTTGCTCCCTTGTGTGTATTGAACTGGCGCTGCGGGGGCACCTCAGTCCGGGGGGAGGCTTTGCGGCGGGTGTGGCGGGGGGCACCGCCATTGGTCTGGTGGCCATTACCTCTGCCCCTGAGTGGCTAGAGGATATTTATCGCCGCTTCCATGCCGCTACCTGGGAGAAAATTTTTGTCATTGTCTTTATCCTGTGTGGCGCGAGTACCCTAATGGAGGTTAGGTTGCCCCTCGGCGAGTTTGGCACCCTCCCCAGTGGCGGGATGATTCCCTGGCTCAATATCCTTATTGCCTTTAAGGTGGCCTTGGGGTCTTGGGCGGCGGTACTGATCTTTATTCGCTACCGGGGCTTACTCTAG
- a CDS encoding cation:proton antiporter, whose protein sequence is MLSSLSVPLLPLATDVAPAAAVLASVLLSLVTIHFASKLGGEVTQRLGLPPVLGELLAGVIVGVSVLHLVVFPEGGGTAGTSVILQLVQWVHHLDTTALGAVFDIQSEVINILAELGVIILLFEIGLELDLRQLTKVGVQAVVVAVAGVALPFVLGTVGLITLFHTPTIPAIFAGAALTATSIGITSKVLAELGQLQSREGQIIVGAAVIDDVLGIIVLAVVASLAKTGTADITHVVVLIVSSVAFLGGAILFGNVFNKTFVGVVAALKTRGNVVIPAIGFAFLMAFLADALQLEAILGAFAAGLVLDETDARHELEELIKPVSDLVVPIFFVVVGAKSDLTLLNPFVTENRAGLVLAGFLVVIGILTKLSSGWLVFGQAGVNRLAIGLGMVPRGEVGLVFAGIGTAVGAFDKPLEVAIVIMVILTTFVAPPLLRLAFGRSEPPMVTLEEQAP, encoded by the coding sequence ATGTTAAGCTCCCTTAGTGTTCCTCTTCTGCCACTGGCTACGGACGTAGCACCAGCGGCGGCAGTGTTGGCGAGCGTGCTCTTGAGTTTGGTGACGATTCATTTTGCCAGCAAGCTGGGGGGCGAAGTCACTCAACGCCTTGGTTTGCCGCCGGTTCTCGGGGAATTGTTGGCGGGGGTTATTGTTGGGGTTTCGGTGTTACATCTGGTGGTCTTTCCGGAAGGTGGCGGAACCGCCGGTACCTCGGTGATCCTGCAACTGGTGCAGTGGGTGCATCACCTCGATACTACGGCCCTAGGGGCGGTGTTTGACATCCAGTCCGAGGTCATTAACATCTTGGCGGAATTGGGGGTCATTATCCTCCTCTTTGAAATTGGCCTGGAGTTAGATCTGCGCCAACTCACAAAAGTAGGGGTGCAGGCGGTGGTGGTGGCGGTTGCGGGGGTGGCGCTGCCCTTTGTCTTGGGAACGGTTGGCCTCATTACCCTGTTCCATACGCCGACCATTCCGGCCATTTTTGCCGGGGCGGCTCTGACCGCCACCAGTATTGGCATTACCTCAAAGGTGCTGGCGGAATTAGGGCAACTGCAATCTCGGGAAGGCCAAATTATTGTTGGTGCCGCAGTTATTGACGATGTACTGGGCATTATTGTCTTAGCGGTCGTTGCCAGTTTGGCGAAAACCGGCACGGCGGACATTACCCATGTGGTGGTACTGATTGTTAGCTCGGTGGCGTTTCTGGGGGGTGCCATCCTCTTTGGGAATGTCTTTAACAAAACCTTTGTGGGGGTAGTCGCGGCCCTAAAAACCCGTGGCAATGTGGTTATTCCTGCGATTGGTTTTGCGTTTTTGATGGCCTTTCTTGCAGATGCCTTGCAGTTAGAGGCCATTTTAGGGGCGTTTGCAGCGGGTCTTGTGCTGGATGAAACCGATGCCCGCCATGAACTGGAAGAACTGATTAAACCGGTCTCGGATTTGGTGGTGCCGATCTTCTTTGTGGTGGTGGGGGCAAAGTCAGATTTAACCCTGCTCAACCCCTTTGTGACGGAAAATCGGGCAGGATTGGTGCTGGCCGGGTTCTTGGTGGTAATCGGTATTCTGACGAAGCTCAGCAGTGGCTGGCTGGTCTTTGGTCAAGCGGGAGTTAATCGCTTGGCTATTGGCTTGGGGATGGTACCGCGGGGCGAAGTCGGGCTGGTGTTTGCCGGTATTGGCACGGCGGTGGGTGCCTTTGATAAGCCCCTTGAGGTGGCCATTGTCATTATGGTGATTTTGACCACCTTTGTGGCGCCGCCGCTGTTGCGCCTAGCCTTTGGCCGTAGTGAGCCGCCCATGGTCACCCTAGAGGAGCAAGCCCCATGA
- a CDS encoding Na+/H+ antiporter subunit E, which yields MTINYLNVALRLTIWLLLTADFGLVNIIIGVVVSLLLPHGRVRAASLRQWLSTLGKVAMAVPRAYAEAIEILLRPHRHEAVVRQPVSPTRSPGLIFLDIFAITFTPKTIVLHYDEQGWFEVHELVQQRPQARPAHEEGGQ from the coding sequence ATGACAATCAATTACCTGAACGTTGCCCTACGGTTAACGATTTGGCTGCTACTGACGGCGGATTTTGGCCTAGTGAATATCATTATTGGCGTGGTGGTGTCCTTACTCCTGCCCCACGGTCGGGTGCGGGCAGCCAGCCTGCGGCAGTGGTTAAGTACCCTTGGCAAAGTGGCTATGGCGGTACCCCGCGCCTACGCCGAAGCGATTGAAATTCTGCTGCGCCCCCATCGCCATGAAGCTGTGGTGCGCCAACCGGTCAGTCCGACGCGATCGCCCGGGTTAATTTTTCTCGATATTTTTGCCATTACCTTTACCCCCAAAACTATTGTGCTGCACTACGACGAGCAGGGGTGGTTTGAGGTACACGAACTGGTGCAGCAACGGCCACAGGCAAGACCAGCACACGAGGAGGGCGGCCAATGA
- a CDS encoding segregation/condensation protein A, with protein sequence MARSFADTAIDVLIELAERGEIDPWDIQVIDVFDRCLAELASRGQPSLGESGQAFLYAAMLVLLKSDRLVAIDETPPEESRESDLAEIALNPSLAVLPSHLEQHLHRRPVAPPQQRRRVTLDELIAHLKTMAVQTERAKVLRPHTPRPRRRPTTLRTITQLAHQENLTEMAAEVEILLGDIAPVGTWLDFSDLLNRKNDPVGVFWALLFLAAQSKVDLHQETFYQGLQVRTCCPEAVPLEA encoded by the coding sequence GGCGCGATCCTTTGCAGATACAGCAATTGATGTCTTGATTGAGTTGGCGGAGCGGGGTGAGATTGACCCGTGGGACATTCAAGTCATTGATGTCTTTGATCGCTGCTTGGCAGAGCTAGCCAGTCGGGGGCAACCCAGCCTTGGGGAATCCGGCCAAGCCTTCCTATACGCCGCCATGCTGGTGCTCCTCAAAAGCGATCGCCTCGTGGCCATTGATGAGACTCCCCCAGAGGAGAGCAGGGAGTCAGACCTTGCCGAGATTGCCCTTAACCCATCGTTGGCGGTGTTGCCCAGCCACCTAGAACAGCACCTGCACCGCCGTCCTGTGGCTCCCCCCCAGCAGCGTCGGCGTGTCACGCTCGATGAGCTTATTGCCCACCTAAAAACCATGGCCGTACAAACGGAGCGGGCAAAAGTTTTGCGACCCCATACCCCCCGCCCGCGCCGCCGTCCCACCACCCTCAGAACCATTACCCAACTGGCACACCAGGAAAACCTCACCGAAATGGCCGCCGAGGTGGAAATCCTCTTAGGGGATATTGCCCCCGTTGGGACATGGCTCGATTTCAGCGACCTACTCAACCGCAAAAATGATCCGGTGGGCGTATTTTGGGCACTACTGTTTTTAGCGGCCCAGTCCAAAGTTGATTTGCACCAAGAAACCTTCTATCAGGGGTTACAGGTGCGCACCTGCTGTCCTGAAGCAGTGCCCCTCGAAGCCTAG
- a CDS encoding DUF4040 domain-containing protein, translating to MDNWLIAVTALLPLTALMLVFQTNPYHALVIRGIVGAVAALIYAVLGAADVALTEALVGTMLSIMLYAVAVRSSLVLRLGILASALSTDTLDPLLEALRTAVAPHHLRVELIVYPNFDQLKTALHERQIHALCAEEDRQLVTMTRVARLYTLLKPTLTAWSDVVYYPLTPTEEAVP from the coding sequence ATGGATAACTGGCTGATTGCTGTTACGGCCCTGTTGCCCCTCACCGCCCTGATGCTGGTGTTTCAAACAAATCCCTACCATGCCCTAGTGATTCGCGGTATTGTCGGGGCGGTTGCCGCCCTCATTTACGCCGTCCTAGGAGCCGCCGATGTCGCCCTCACCGAAGCCTTGGTGGGCACCATGCTCTCGATTATGCTCTACGCCGTGGCGGTGCGCTCCTCTCTGGTGCTGCGGCTAGGAATTCTGGCCTCAGCACTTTCCACCGATACCCTTGATCCGCTCCTAGAGGCGCTACGGACAGCAGTGGCACCCCACCATTTACGGGTGGAGTTGATTGTTTATCCCAACTTCGATCAGTTAAAAACTGCCCTACACGAGCGGCAGATTCATGCCCTCTGTGCCGAGGAAGATCGACAATTGGTGACCATGACGCGGGTGGCTCGCCTTTACACGCTCCTAAAGCCCACCCTAACCGCATGGAGCGACGTTGTGTACTACCCTCTAACCCCAACCGAGGAAGCTGTCCCATGA
- a CDS encoding Calvin cycle protein CP12 yields MSNLEKQIEQAREEAHQVCDTEGATSGQCAAAWDALEELQAEAAHQRTEQQEHKTSFQQYCDDNPDAAECRIYDD; encoded by the coding sequence ATGAGTAATCTTGAGAAACAAATTGAGCAAGCCCGTGAGGAAGCCCATCAAGTCTGTGATACGGAAGGGGCAACCTCTGGCCAGTGTGCCGCTGCCTGGGATGCCCTAGAGGAACTGCAAGCCGAAGCTGCCCATCAGCGCACAGAGCAGCAAGAGCACAAAACCTCGTTTCAGCAGTACTGCGACGATAACCCCGATGCGGCAGAGTGTCGGATTTACGACGACTAA